Proteins encoded within one genomic window of Edaphobacter lichenicola:
- the efp gene encoding elongation factor P, translated as MAVLIDAIDVKRKMFFEFENVPFCCLEAEISTPTARGGQTLVRLRMRNMLTRAVFDKTFKASDKFKEPDLQTVGASYLYSDGDGSYFLDQESFETLSLSDEMVGDALDMLVEGVLIQIDKYNGNPIGLQLPVQVELSVTYTEPGVRGDTSSGSVTKPAKLETGVEIRVPLFIKEGEKIKVNTETREFAGRA; from the coding sequence ATGGCTGTACTAATCGACGCCATCGACGTGAAACGCAAGATGTTCTTCGAGTTTGAAAACGTTCCGTTCTGCTGCCTGGAGGCGGAGATCTCGACTCCGACGGCTCGGGGCGGCCAGACGCTCGTTCGTCTGAGGATGCGCAACATGCTTACACGCGCAGTCTTCGATAAGACGTTCAAGGCCAGCGACAAGTTCAAGGAGCCGGATCTGCAGACGGTTGGGGCATCGTATCTCTACAGCGATGGAGATGGCTCGTACTTTCTGGACCAGGAGAGCTTTGAGACTCTCTCCCTCAGCGATGAGATGGTAGGGGACGCGCTCGACATGCTGGTGGAGGGGGTTCTGATTCAGATCGACAAATATAACGGCAACCCAATCGGGCTGCAGTTGCCGGTTCAGGTGGAACTGTCTGTCACTTACACCGAACCGGGCGTTCGCGGCGACACTTCGAGTGGAAGCGTGACCAAGCCGGCCAAACTGGAGACAGGCGTGGAGATTCGCGTACCGTTGTTCATCAAAGAAGGTGAAAAGATCAAGGTGAACACAGAGACGCGAGAGTTCGCCGGGCGGGCCTGA
- a CDS encoding 2-hydroxyacid dehydrogenase: protein MPQPVFLSGLTFRHTDGMVRVGVDENLAPQLLVDLPREVEIVRIPRKPSSTLEVDFWILVFARKDAQQTFSHLRGVKVVQSMMAGVDWIAPWLPKEIVLCDGRGVHDVSASEWVLTAILTSLKRFPRYRDSQLRQEWKGQASVMDGFLSEGGAQVGQYQVLGDDLAGKTVLIVGYGSIGAAIEARLRPFDVKIMRVARSPRKEPEIFAVTELRRLLPQADVVVLIVPLTPETHRLIGATEIGLMKRGALLVNAARGPVVVTDALVEALEKHRVRAVLDVTDPEPLPAGHPLWSAPNCMITPHVGGSTPEFIHRAFRFGAQQVRRFLAGEELENIVTGAGY from the coding sequence TTGCCTCAGCCCGTCTTTCTCTCCGGCCTGACCTTCAGGCACACTGATGGAATGGTGCGTGTCGGCGTCGATGAGAACCTTGCTCCGCAGTTGCTTGTAGATCTTCCGCGCGAAGTAGAGATTGTGCGGATTCCCCGCAAACCATCGTCGACTCTGGAAGTCGACTTCTGGATTCTTGTCTTCGCGCGTAAAGATGCCCAGCAGACCTTCTCCCATCTGCGCGGCGTAAAGGTCGTGCAATCGATGATGGCGGGCGTGGACTGGATTGCGCCGTGGCTGCCAAAAGAGATCGTGCTCTGCGATGGGCGCGGAGTTCACGACGTGTCGGCCTCGGAGTGGGTCCTGACCGCGATTCTCACGTCCCTGAAGCGATTTCCGCGCTATCGCGACTCGCAGCTACGTCAGGAGTGGAAAGGTCAGGCTTCCGTAATGGACGGATTTTTGAGCGAAGGCGGCGCCCAGGTAGGACAGTACCAGGTCCTCGGAGACGACCTCGCCGGAAAGACCGTGCTGATCGTCGGTTACGGCTCGATCGGTGCGGCGATTGAGGCTCGTCTGAGACCGTTCGACGTAAAGATCATGCGCGTCGCTCGCAGCCCCCGCAAAGAGCCGGAGATCTTCGCCGTTACGGAGTTGCGCCGTCTCCTGCCGCAGGCCGACGTGGTGGTGCTCATCGTGCCTCTCACCCCGGAGACGCATCGGTTGATTGGAGCAACAGAGATTGGTCTGATGAAGCGCGGCGCTCTTCTCGTCAACGCCGCGCGAGGCCCCGTCGTGGTGACGGACGCTTTAGTGGAGGCGCTCGAAAAGCATCGGGTGCGGGCAGTTCTCGACGTGACGGACCCGGAGCCCCTCCCGGCAGGCCACCCTCTCTGGTCGGCGCCAAACTGCATGATTACGCCGCATGTAGGCGGCTCCACCCCCGAGTTCATCCATCGAGCGTTCCGCTTCGGAGCACAGCAGGTAAGACGTTTTCTGGCCGGCGAGGAGTTGGAAAACATCGTAACCGGGGCTGGCTACTAA
- a CDS encoding NADH-quinone oxidoreductase subunit B family protein, with amino-acid sequence MERWDQHSPPIKEIDVLWIAAGLGCDGDTIAMTAATQPSIEDVVLGGIPWIPKVNFHNPFLATEVGDDFLRRFHLAAEGKLEPFILVIEGSIPNEKNKPEGYWASLGTDATTGQPITTCEWIDRLAPHAWAVIAVGTCATYGGIHAMAGNPTGCMGLPDYLGWQWKSKAAVPIVCVPGCPVQPDNFMETLLYLLYMATGHAPIIPLDEQLRPTWLFGNTVHEGCDRGGYYEQAQFAEQYGSPLCIVKLGCWGPVVQCNVGKRGWMSGIGGCPNVGGICIGCTMPGFPDKFMPFMDQPPGSLLSSAAVQTYGRAIHALRKFTQASLNKVPSWRQQGTSPGQH; translated from the coding sequence GTGGAGCGCTGGGATCAGCATTCGCCGCCGATTAAAGAAATCGATGTGCTTTGGATCGCAGCGGGGTTAGGTTGCGACGGAGACACGATCGCGATGACCGCGGCGACTCAGCCCAGCATTGAGGATGTGGTTCTGGGAGGCATCCCCTGGATTCCCAAGGTGAACTTCCATAACCCTTTTCTGGCCACTGAGGTTGGCGACGATTTCCTGCGCCGTTTCCACCTTGCCGCAGAGGGCAAGCTGGAGCCCTTCATCCTCGTGATTGAAGGCTCGATTCCGAATGAGAAGAATAAGCCGGAGGGGTACTGGGCGTCGCTGGGCACCGACGCGACGACTGGGCAGCCAATTACAACGTGCGAGTGGATCGACCGGCTGGCTCCCCATGCCTGGGCGGTGATTGCGGTAGGAACCTGCGCGACCTACGGGGGAATTCATGCGATGGCGGGCAATCCAACCGGGTGCATGGGGCTTCCTGACTATCTGGGATGGCAGTGGAAATCCAAGGCTGCAGTCCCGATCGTCTGTGTTCCGGGCTGTCCTGTCCAGCCGGACAACTTTATGGAGACTCTGCTGTATCTGCTTTACATGGCTACTGGCCATGCCCCTATAATTCCCCTCGATGAGCAGTTGCGCCCCACCTGGCTGTTTGGCAACACGGTGCATGAAGGTTGCGATCGGGGCGGGTACTATGAGCAGGCGCAATTTGCTGAGCAGTACGGCTCACCGTTGTGCATCGTAAAGCTGGGTTGCTGGGGGCCGGTGGTTCAGTGCAACGTCGGCAAGCGCGGATGGATGAGCGGGATTGGCGGCTGCCCCAATGTGGGAGGCATCTGCATCGGGTGCACGATGCCAGGATTTCCGGATAAATTTATGCCATTTATGGACCAGCCGCCCGGATCGCTTCTCTCTTCAGCAGCCGTACAGACCTATGGACGGGCGATTCATGCGCTGCGTAAATTCACTCAGGCATCGCTGAACAAGGTGCCGAGCTGGCGGCAGCAAGGTACTTCACCGGGCCAACACTGA
- a CDS encoding response regulator: protein MAATNIPEQSHAGKKTVFVVDDHPLLRQGLALLINQQRDLEVCGEAEEAQAAMQAISQKRPDIMIVDISLNGPDGLDLLKNIRASYPDLPILILSMHDEAIYAERALRARANGYIMKQEATEKVLIAVRRILGGEVYLSDRMANKMLQQYIGGSPAALHSRISTLSDRELEVFCLIGEGRGTREIAEELHLSVKTVETYQAHLKEKLRLHSGRELIQHAIQWKIDEKTD, encoded by the coding sequence ATGGCCGCGACAAACATTCCGGAGCAATCGCATGCGGGCAAGAAAACTGTCTTCGTAGTCGACGATCATCCCCTTCTGCGTCAGGGACTGGCCCTGTTGATCAACCAGCAGCGAGATCTTGAAGTCTGCGGCGAGGCCGAAGAGGCGCAGGCTGCGATGCAGGCCATCTCTCAGAAGAGGCCCGACATCATGATCGTGGACATCTCGCTCAATGGTCCTGATGGGTTGGACTTGCTCAAGAACATCCGAGCATCCTATCCGGATTTACCGATACTGATTCTCTCTATGCACGATGAGGCTATCTATGCGGAGCGTGCCCTGCGTGCTCGTGCGAACGGCTACATCATGAAGCAGGAGGCAACGGAGAAGGTGCTGATTGCCGTGCGCCGCATTCTTGGCGGAGAGGTGTATCTGAGCGATCGCATGGCCAACAAGATGCTTCAACAGTACATTGGCGGCTCTCCGGCGGCGCTCCACTCTCGCATCTCCACGCTTTCGGATCGCGAGTTGGAGGTGTTCTGCCTGATCGGCGAGGGTCGCGGCACGCGTGAGATTGCCGAGGAGTTGCACCTCAGCGTCAAGACGGTGGAGACCTATCAGGCTCACCTCAAGGAAAAGCTTCGCCTGCACAGTGGGCGAGAGCTGATCCAGCATGCGATTCAGTGGAAGATCGACGAGAAGACGGATTGA
- a CDS encoding NADH-quinone oxidoreductase subunit B family protein — protein MAQETVPYGRVTQKKPAVAELHILWITAGLGCDGDTVSITAATQPSVEDVVLGTIPGLPKVHLHNPVLAYENGDDFMKYFYMAEQGKLEPFVLVIEGSIPNEKIKKEGYWAALGTNPHTGQPITTNEWIDRLTPKALAVVACGTCATYGGIHAMEGNPTGCMGLADYLGWDWKSKAGLPIVNVPGCPVQPDNFMETLLYLLYQVAGLAPMIPLDDQLRPTWLFGTTVHEGCDRAGYYEQGDFATSYGSPKCIVKLGCWGPVVNCNVPKRGWMAGIGGCPNVGGICIGCTMPGFPDKFMPFMDEPPGGKLSSTAIGVYGKAIRALRKMTNDTVNKEPKWRHPRAELTTGYQPNSY, from the coding sequence ATGGCTCAAGAAACAGTTCCTTACGGCCGAGTCACTCAAAAGAAACCTGCTGTGGCTGAGCTGCATATTCTGTGGATCACCGCTGGTCTTGGGTGTGACGGAGACACAGTGTCCATCACCGCAGCTACGCAGCCTAGTGTCGAGGATGTTGTTCTGGGCACGATTCCCGGCCTGCCCAAAGTCCACCTGCATAATCCAGTTCTCGCCTACGAAAATGGCGATGACTTTATGAAGTACTTCTACATGGCGGAGCAGGGAAAACTCGAGCCGTTCGTGTTGGTTATAGAAGGGTCGATCCCCAACGAGAAGATCAAGAAGGAAGGCTACTGGGCCGCCCTGGGAACCAACCCGCACACCGGACAGCCGATCACTACGAATGAGTGGATCGACCGCCTGACGCCCAAGGCGCTTGCTGTCGTGGCCTGTGGCACCTGCGCGACCTACGGCGGCATCCATGCGATGGAGGGCAATCCTACCGGCTGTATGGGACTGGCCGATTATCTAGGCTGGGATTGGAAGTCCAAAGCTGGTTTGCCGATCGTGAATGTTCCCGGATGCCCGGTGCAGCCTGACAACTTCATGGAGACACTTCTCTATCTTCTCTACCAGGTAGCTGGGCTGGCGCCGATGATTCCTCTCGACGACCAACTGCGGCCGACCTGGCTCTTCGGCACGACAGTACATGAGGGATGCGACCGCGCCGGGTACTACGAGCAGGGAGATTTTGCTACGTCTTATGGCTCTCCGAAGTGCATCGTGAAGCTGGGATGCTGGGGGCCTGTGGTGAACTGCAACGTGCCCAAACGCGGGTGGATGGCTGGCATCGGCGGTTGTCCCAATGTTGGCGGCATCTGCATCGGCTGCACCATGCCGGGCTTCCCTGACAAGTTCATGCCATTCATGGATGAGCCCCCTGGTGGCAAGTTGTCGAGCACCGCGATCGGTGTTTACGGCAAGGCGATTCGAGCTCTGCGAAAGATGACCAATGACACCGTGAATAAAGAGCCGAAGTGGCGTCATCCGCGGGCCGAACTGACAACAGGCTACCAACCCAATTCCTACTAA
- a CDS encoding PAS domain-containing sensor histidine kinase: MASLAQADWEDRRAGVEEIALLPDLSEAEAVLLELANLFGGSIQTSPSESEQPKGATSTQNPEAHTSSLEAKYRALLEQIPAVVFMVYLDRGISEAYVSPQIEESLGYSRDEWLEDPIRWYEHIHPDDKQRWSLEAAGMFLSGKPLRSSYRVVARDGHVIWFHCDAKMMRRPDGQPWFIHGVAFDISDLKHTEEALHQERNVVSAILDTVGALVVVLDPEGRITRFNRACELTTGYSLEEVRGKRIWDFFLVPEEVERFKSIFSQLSADLLPEDYQSYWVTRHGTKRLIAWSSTMLPGNNGTPNYIIATGIDITEREQLEKALLNISSREQRRIGQDLHDGLGQHLTGIAFMAKVHEAKLTEKCVAEASDAAKIVRLVNEAIHKTRELARGLLPVVSDAHGLMSALQLWAAEVEDIFGISCRFDCEPAVLIYDDAMATHLYHIAQEAVNNALKHGHACKILIRLTAENERGMLVVSDDGGGIGEIRGNSHGMGLHIMNYRAGMIGGTLEVAPEPPRGTTVTCIFPLKAGR, from the coding sequence ATGGCTTCACTTGCACAAGCCGACTGGGAAGACCGAAGGGCTGGCGTTGAAGAGATCGCGCTGCTGCCAGACCTGAGCGAGGCGGAGGCGGTTCTGCTCGAGTTGGCTAATCTGTTCGGGGGCAGCATACAAACTTCACCCTCCGAGAGCGAGCAGCCAAAGGGAGCCACATCAACACAGAATCCCGAGGCTCACACTTCGAGCCTCGAAGCGAAATACCGCGCTCTGTTGGAACAGATTCCTGCAGTGGTCTTTATGGTCTATCTGGATCGCGGCATCAGCGAGGCCTACGTCAGCCCACAGATTGAGGAGTCGCTTGGGTACTCACGAGACGAGTGGCTGGAAGATCCTATCCGTTGGTATGAACACATTCATCCGGACGACAAGCAGCGCTGGAGCCTGGAGGCCGCTGGCATGTTTCTCTCCGGCAAGCCGCTGCGGTCATCCTATCGTGTGGTCGCGCGGGACGGGCATGTGATCTGGTTCCACTGCGACGCGAAGATGATGCGCCGGCCAGACGGACAGCCATGGTTCATCCATGGCGTCGCCTTTGATATCTCCGATCTGAAGCATACGGAGGAGGCGCTGCACCAGGAGCGCAACGTAGTCTCTGCCATTCTTGACACCGTCGGGGCGCTGGTGGTCGTCCTCGATCCCGAGGGGCGCATTACGCGATTCAATCGAGCCTGTGAGCTGACGACCGGATATTCGCTGGAGGAGGTTCGCGGCAAACGCATCTGGGATTTTTTTCTCGTGCCTGAAGAGGTGGAACGCTTCAAGTCAATCTTCTCGCAGCTGAGCGCGGATCTGCTGCCGGAAGACTATCAAAGCTATTGGGTCACGCGGCATGGGACGAAGAGACTCATCGCCTGGTCAAGCACCATGTTGCCGGGTAACAATGGGACTCCCAACTACATCATCGCCACAGGAATCGATATCACCGAACGTGAGCAATTGGAGAAAGCCCTGCTGAATATCAGCTCAAGAGAGCAACGACGCATCGGGCAGGATCTGCACGATGGGCTGGGACAGCATCTGACGGGCATCGCCTTTATGGCCAAGGTGCATGAGGCGAAGTTGACCGAAAAATGTGTAGCCGAGGCCAGCGATGCGGCCAAGATCGTGCGACTGGTGAACGAAGCGATTCACAAGACGCGAGAGCTGGCTAGAGGGCTGCTGCCGGTTGTCTCCGATGCGCATGGACTGATGTCGGCATTGCAGCTCTGGGCTGCGGAGGTAGAGGATATCTTCGGAATATCCTGTCGTTTCGACTGTGAGCCTGCTGTCCTGATCTACGACGACGCGATGGCCACTCATCTCTACCATATCGCTCAGGAGGCTGTGAACAATGCTCTCAAGCATGGGCATGCGTGTAAGATTCTGATTCGCCTGACCGCTGAGAACGAACGCGGCATGTTGGTGGTCAGCGATGACGGCGGTGGCATAGGCGAGATCCGTGGCAATAGTCATGGTATGGGACTTCACATCATGAACTACCGAGCGGGCATGATCGGCGGAACGCTTGAGGTTGCCCCTGAGCCGCCGCGTGGAACGACAGTGACCTGTATCTTCCCTCTCAAAGCCGGCAGGTAA
- a CDS encoding sodium:solute symporter family protein translates to MNLYAIVLSVIVVTLLTVSLTRLGKVKTKADYLVAGRSLPAFVLVFTLLSSWIGSGSLLGGAENAYKHGFAALWQGGGGWAGLLLIYFIAPRARKFAQFTIPDLLEARYNQAARVLGVIAILFCYTAVTSYQFVGGGDILHLIFPDLITPDFGKYIIAAFVIVFTAIAGMASVAYMDVAIGLLATFTMLIALPILVHHAGGWSAIHASLPATHFQVLGDLTFIQGLELFLPTCLLLLGNQSMYQKFFSAKSEKDATRAVVGWIIGTVVLETVIVALAVTGSSLFASGEVHARPREILAYLGLHGFSGSAPLRLLGALLMGAIFAKIISTANNWLFSPSTNLVNDIYLRYINPQASNTKTLAVSRLMVVLLGLWALYQSLHIESVLKKSLYAYTIYGAALTPVILATFYWRRATAAGAVASIAVGTFVTVFWDTGFVHTHLPAVVSERDAILPALVASLLCLIAVSLLTSPPTEKQLQPFSEA, encoded by the coding sequence ATGAATCTCTACGCGATCGTTCTATCAGTTATTGTCGTGACCCTGCTCACGGTTTCGCTCACGCGTCTTGGCAAGGTGAAGACCAAGGCTGACTACCTTGTGGCGGGCCGCTCGTTGCCCGCCTTCGTGCTGGTCTTTACGTTGTTGTCGAGCTGGATCGGCTCGGGGTCGCTGCTCGGTGGGGCGGAGAATGCCTATAAACACGGGTTCGCGGCGCTTTGGCAAGGCGGCGGCGGCTGGGCGGGCCTGCTGCTGATCTACTTCATCGCGCCACGCGCCAGAAAGTTCGCACAGTTCACCATTCCCGATCTGCTGGAGGCTCGGTATAACCAGGCGGCCCGGGTTCTTGGGGTCATTGCGATTCTCTTCTGCTATACCGCTGTGACCAGCTACCAGTTTGTTGGCGGCGGCGATATTCTGCACCTGATCTTTCCGGACCTGATTACCCCCGACTTTGGGAAGTACATTATTGCTGCGTTCGTCATCGTCTTTACTGCGATTGCCGGTATGGCTTCGGTCGCGTATATGGATGTTGCGATCGGCCTTCTCGCTACCTTTACGATGCTTATCGCGTTACCTATCCTCGTGCATCACGCGGGTGGTTGGTCGGCGATCCATGCAAGCCTTCCTGCCACACACTTTCAGGTGCTGGGAGACCTGACGTTTATTCAGGGGCTTGAACTGTTCCTTCCCACCTGCCTGCTGCTGCTTGGGAATCAGTCGATGTATCAGAAGTTTTTCTCTGCCAAGTCGGAGAAGGATGCCACGCGTGCGGTTGTGGGCTGGATTATCGGCACCGTCGTCCTGGAGACTGTTATCGTCGCGCTCGCGGTCACCGGCTCGAGTCTTTTTGCCAGCGGGGAGGTTCATGCGCGCCCCCGCGAGATTCTTGCTTACCTTGGGCTCCACGGTTTCTCCGGTTCGGCGCCGCTTCGCCTGCTGGGGGCGCTGCTGATGGGAGCCATCTTCGCGAAGATTATCTCCACGGCGAACAACTGGCTCTTTTCGCCGTCGACCAACCTGGTCAACGACATCTACCTCCGCTATATCAATCCGCAGGCTTCGAACACAAAGACTCTCGCCGTCTCTCGTCTGATGGTGGTTCTGCTCGGTCTGTGGGCGCTCTACCAGTCGCTCCATATCGAGTCGGTACTGAAGAAGTCGCTCTACGCCTACACAATCTATGGCGCGGCTCTGACGCCGGTCATCCTGGCCACCTTCTACTGGAGACGCGCGACGGCAGCGGGTGCGGTGGCCAGTATTGCAGTGGGCACCTTCGTTACGGTCTTCTGGGATACGGGCTTCGTCCACACGCACCTTCCGGCGGTGGTCAGCGAACGGGACGCGATTCTTCCGGCGCTGGTCGCCTCGCTGCTGTGTCTGATCGCTGTCAGCCTGTTGACGAGCCCACCGACGGAGAAGCAGCTCCAACCCTTCTCCGAGGCCTGA
- a CDS encoding M13 family metallopeptidase, protein MLSKISVALAATALLFAAIRLPAQQAVQPLQSMPYSPSLDLSSLDRSADPCTDFYKFSCGGWEKKNPIPADQSGWSVYAKLGNENEQFLWGILEADAKAANRDAVQQKVGDYFAACMNTSAIDALGVKPALPGLARIDALKTRPELVAAISSLHHEYEGSFFFNSGTDQDAIDSSVEIVALGAGGLGLPDRDYYLKTDDKSVKLRAQYVAYIQKLLTLGGESAEQAKFDADATLRVETALAKASLTRVDRRDPHKTYHMMTIGELSKIAPAFDWPHYFEIQGAPGVAKLNVAQPEFMKAVQTEVSTESVEALRGYLRLHFLTAAAPYLAHPLEQADFDFYSTTLRGVPAMPPRWKTCTRGVDRDLGEALGQEFVKRTFSADTKAKTQLMTEQIETAMKQEIENLDWMSPATKQEALRKLHVIRNKIGYPDQWRDYTTLEIKPDDYVGNVVRSYRFEDARQWHKLGKPVDLNEWGMTPPTVNAYFNPQMNDINFPAGVLQPPLYDTKLDDAPNYGNTGATIGHELTHAFDDEGRQFDDKGNLRDWWTPADAKGFEDRINCIRDQYAQYIVVDDIHINSKLTSGEDVADLGGTLLAYIAWKKQTAAQQLASVDGFTSDQRFFVGMAQWACENERPEVLRVRAITDPHSPGYARINGVVSNMPEFQKAFSCKAGQPMVHAPTCRVW, encoded by the coding sequence ATGCTCTCGAAGATTTCGGTCGCTCTGGCGGCCACTGCACTTTTGTTCGCCGCGATCCGGCTTCCCGCACAACAGGCGGTTCAGCCGCTTCAATCGATGCCTTACTCGCCATCGCTCGACCTTTCCAGCCTGGACCGGAGCGCGGACCCTTGCACTGACTTTTATAAGTTCTCCTGCGGTGGGTGGGAGAAGAAGAATCCTATCCCCGCGGACCAGTCTGGCTGGAGCGTCTACGCAAAGCTCGGCAACGAGAACGAGCAGTTTCTCTGGGGGATTCTCGAGGCGGATGCGAAGGCTGCGAATCGCGACGCTGTGCAACAGAAGGTCGGCGACTACTTTGCCGCCTGCATGAATACCTCGGCGATCGATGCACTTGGCGTGAAGCCTGCGCTGCCGGGCCTGGCACGCATCGATGCCCTGAAGACACGGCCCGAGCTGGTGGCGGCGATCAGCTCGCTGCACCATGAGTATGAGGGGAGTTTTTTCTTCAACTCCGGCACGGATCAGGATGCGATTGACTCTTCGGTTGAGATCGTGGCGCTTGGAGCAGGTGGACTCGGTCTGCCCGATCGCGATTACTACCTGAAGACGGACGATAAGAGCGTGAAGCTGCGCGCGCAGTATGTTGCCTACATCCAGAAGCTGCTTACGCTGGGCGGCGAGTCTGCGGAGCAGGCAAAGTTCGACGCGGATGCGACTCTTCGCGTTGAGACGGCGCTGGCCAAAGCTTCGCTTACGAGGGTGGACCGACGCGATCCGCATAAGACGTATCACATGATGACAATTGGCGAGCTGAGCAAGATCGCGCCTGCCTTCGATTGGCCTCACTACTTTGAGATACAGGGAGCGCCCGGGGTCGCGAAGCTGAACGTCGCGCAGCCGGAGTTTATGAAAGCAGTGCAGACGGAGGTTTCGACCGAATCCGTCGAGGCGCTTCGCGGGTATCTGCGACTTCACTTTCTGACAGCCGCCGCGCCGTACCTTGCTCACCCGCTGGAGCAGGCCGACTTTGATTTTTATTCGACAACGCTGCGCGGTGTTCCTGCGATGCCGCCGCGCTGGAAGACCTGCACGCGTGGAGTGGACCGGGACCTGGGTGAAGCGCTGGGCCAGGAGTTCGTCAAACGCACGTTCTCTGCCGACACCAAAGCCAAGACGCAGCTGATGACGGAGCAGATCGAGACCGCCATGAAGCAGGAGATCGAGAACCTGGACTGGATGAGCCCCGCAACCAAACAGGAGGCTCTGCGCAAGCTGCACGTGATTCGCAATAAGATCGGATACCCGGACCAGTGGCGCGACTACACTACGCTCGAGATAAAGCCCGACGACTACGTTGGCAATGTCGTGCGCTCCTATCGCTTCGAAGACGCACGCCAATGGCACAAGCTGGGCAAGCCGGTGGACCTGAACGAGTGGGGCATGACGCCGCCGACCGTCAATGCCTACTTCAACCCGCAGATGAACGATATCAATTTTCCTGCGGGCGTTCTGCAGCCGCCGCTCTACGATACGAAGCTGGATGATGCACCGAACTATGGGAACACCGGCGCGACGATTGGCCACGAACTCACGCACGCCTTCGATGACGAGGGGCGGCAGTTCGACGACAAGGGGAATCTTCGCGACTGGTGGACGCCTGCCGATGCCAAGGGCTTTGAGGATCGCATCAACTGCATTCGCGATCAGTACGCACAGTACATCGTTGTGGACGATATTCACATCAACTCGAAGCTGACCAGCGGCGAAGACGTGGCCGACCTGGGCGGGACGCTGCTCGCTTATATTGCGTGGAAGAAACAGACAGCCGCGCAACAACTAGCGAGCGTGGACGGATTTACTTCGGATCAGCGGTTCTTTGTTGGTATGGCGCAATGGGCTTGCGAGAACGAGCGCCCGGAGGTACTGCGGGTTCGTGCGATCACCGACCCCCACTCGCCTGGGTATGCGCGCATCAACGGCGTGGTCTCGAATATGCCTGAGTTTCAGAAGGCCTTCAGTTGTAAGGCCGGCCAGCCTATGGTGCACGCGCCTACCTGCAGGGTCTGGTAG